One part of the Mariniflexile litorale genome encodes these proteins:
- a CDS encoding GH1 family beta-glucosidase yields MAFIHTQQHFTLKPQDFGKDFVFGVSTAAYQIEGAHTVKDKGASIWDQFTSKKGNIFNNQHGQIACDFYNKFEEDILLMKSMNIKHFRFSLAWSRIIPEGRGKVSTDGIDFYNKVIDFCIKCGIKPWVTLYHWDLPQALQNQGGWVNRNVLSWFEDYAKICATHFGDRVKHWMVLNEPMVFTGAGYFLGVHAPGNKGLKNFLPAVHHAVMCQAIGGRVLRALVPRAYIGTTFSCSQVTPYSTSPKNVRAAQKADALLNRLFIEPMLGLGYPTEHVPVLRRIEAYIKPNDLKQAVFDFDFIGVQNYTREVVKHSYWVPYLHAKIVKASKRNVKTTLMDWEVYPPSIYNMIKRFNQYQGVNKILITENGAAFTDILFNGKVHDKERLRYLQTHMQQVYKAKKDGLHVVGYFVWTFTDNFEWAEGYHPRFGLVYTDFSTQQRILKASGKWYQAFLGS; encoded by the coding sequence ATGGCTTTTATCCATACTCAACAACATTTCACCTTAAAACCTCAAGATTTCGGAAAAGACTTTGTGTTTGGTGTTTCTACCGCAGCATACCAAATTGAAGGCGCTCATACTGTAAAAGACAAAGGCGCTTCCATCTGGGATCAATTCACCTCAAAAAAAGGCAATATTTTTAATAATCAACATGGGCAAATAGCATGCGATTTCTATAATAAGTTTGAAGAAGATATTTTACTTATGAAATCTATGAACATCAAACACTTTAGGTTTTCATTAGCATGGTCGCGTATCATTCCAGAAGGTAGGGGAAAGGTGAGTACAGATGGTATTGATTTTTACAATAAGGTTATAGACTTCTGTATAAAATGTGGCATCAAGCCTTGGGTAACTTTATACCATTGGGATTTACCCCAAGCCTTACAAAACCAAGGCGGTTGGGTAAATAGAAATGTATTGTCTTGGTTTGAAGACTATGCTAAGATATGCGCCACTCATTTTGGCGATCGTGTTAAGCATTGGATGGTGTTAAACGAACCCATGGTATTTACGGGTGCAGGTTATTTTTTAGGAGTACACGCCCCAGGCAATAAAGGTTTGAAAAATTTTTTGCCAGCAGTCCATCATGCGGTAATGTGTCAAGCTATTGGTGGGCGAGTGTTACGAGCTTTAGTGCCTCGTGCGTATATTGGTACTACATTTTCCTGTTCACAAGTAACACCTTATAGTACATCTCCCAAAAATGTTCGGGCAGCCCAAAAAGCCGATGCTTTATTAAATAGGCTTTTTATAGAACCCATGTTAGGGCTTGGTTACCCCACTGAACATGTGCCAGTATTAAGGCGCATCGAAGCATACATAAAACCAAACGATTTAAAGCAAGCAGTTTTTGATTTTGATTTTATAGGCGTACAAAACTACACACGAGAAGTAGTAAAGCATAGCTATTGGGTACCTTATTTACATGCGAAAATAGTAAAAGCTTCTAAGCGAAATGTGAAAACAACGCTTATGGACTGGGAAGTCTACCCACCCAGTATTTATAATATGATAAAACGTTTTAACCAATACCAAGGTGTTAATAAAATACTCATTACCGAAAATGGTGCCGCCTTTACCGATATACTTTTTAATGGCAAAGTACACGATAAAGAACGTTTGCGGTATTTACAAACCCACATGCAGCAAGTTTACAAAGCCAAAAAAGACGGACTCCATGTAGTAGGATATTTTGTATGGACTTTTACTGATAATTTTGAATGGGCAGAAGGTTACCATCCTAGATTTGGTTTGGTGTACACCGATTTCTCAACACAACAACGTATTCTAAAAGCATCTGGCAAGTGGTACCAAGCTTTTTTAGGGAGTTAA
- a CDS encoding PAS domain-containing protein, with protein MKKIFFYSLDNFEFLLHFLPESNKLTYYFFSEIKLLKKAIKQLNPDALFLENIEFNKEVSSCFEIVDTNTSVIISGKYTSFPKMPKQVSVLPDKLNKTSVFELFLKLKLINENLASQEAISKDKNDTEEIKNGKELNNQQLLNLLMNNLPEAIYFKDRKSRYTKINYPEAALLQISDPEEAVGKTDAYFFDPALSKKTFKEEQALMKSGIPLINKFECIDTFSDKKYIRATKVPLMNADGKCIGLVGITRDVTNEHLIEKELLIEKELMDLLMNNVPDRIYLKDRDSRFIRSNMALAKQFGLNSPEELYGKTDFDFHDPIHAKEAFEDEQAIMRNVNQILNKQESYLKNRKRFWVLTTKIPIIDNNKEVIGIVGISRDFTKQKKLEDTLKKEKEFLQMLIDNVPDYIYFKDKNFKYIRVNKAIATFYKADVNEIIGKSDLDYLPKKTAKKLHQQDLAVFENEVEIINKVEKLKNLEGKTIWLSTTKVPIKDERSKIIGLVGISRDVTLIELAKQHFEMAKANAEEANRAKSLFLANMSHEIRTPMNGIFGMADILSKSKLDSTQKEYLDIIMKSGQTLLLLINNILDFSKIESGKMELETVPISIRSIIEEVADIHIVQATTKSIDLLTYIDPEVPEFVGGDYVRLKQVITNLVNNAIKFTPKGEVVIQVIYMGETNGTHEIQFKVKDSGIGITKENQKKLFNSFTQVDASTTRKYGGTGLGLAISLKLVTLMGGKLGLESVPNSGSTFFFKAKFNISEEAKNTSAFLSKKQLHGKHVAIIDDNETNRLIFKKYLKTWQVKVSEFKDGFEALSFFKDQYNSDNPIDLVLLDYHMPGMDGRELARRIKADQRLSDLKLILLSSITDALSKSEMDKIGFEAGLNKPIKMNQLLNISLKVLGMPQEQKEFESEENENHLISYKNKRFLIVEDNLINIKVTQIVLSGLSTHVEVAKNGLEAVNLFQKNKFDVILMDIRMPIMDGMEATLRIRELEKNIKSEEPVKIIATTANTYQEDVENCMDNGMDAFLEKPFKRKDLLDILQQLL; from the coding sequence ATGAAAAAAATATTTTTTTACAGCCTAGACAATTTTGAGTTTTTGCTACATTTTTTACCAGAATCTAACAAATTAACTTACTACTTCTTTAGTGAAATAAAACTATTGAAAAAAGCTATAAAGCAACTAAATCCAGATGCATTATTTCTTGAAAACATAGAATTTAACAAAGAGGTTTCAAGTTGTTTTGAAATTGTTGATACTAACACTTCAGTTATTATTTCTGGAAAGTATACAAGTTTTCCTAAAATGCCCAAACAGGTATCTGTTTTACCAGATAAACTAAATAAGACAAGCGTATTTGAGCTGTTTTTAAAATTAAAATTAATTAATGAAAATTTGGCATCGCAGGAAGCTATTTCAAAAGATAAAAATGATACAGAAGAAATTAAAAACGGTAAAGAATTAAATAACCAACAGCTTCTAAATCTTCTTATGAATAATTTGCCAGAGGCCATTTATTTTAAAGATAGAAAGTCCAGGTATACTAAAATTAATTATCCAGAAGCAGCTCTTTTACAAATAAGTGACCCAGAAGAAGCTGTTGGTAAAACAGATGCCTATTTTTTTGACCCAGCTTTAAGTAAAAAAACATTTAAGGAGGAGCAGGCTCTAATGAAGAGTGGTATTCCGTTAATAAACAAGTTTGAATGCATTGATACATTTTCTGATAAAAAGTATATAAGGGCTACAAAAGTACCTTTGATGAATGCAGATGGAAAGTGTATCGGTTTAGTTGGTATTACTAGAGATGTTACCAATGAGCATTTAATAGAGAAAGAGCTTCTTATAGAAAAGGAACTAATGGATTTGCTGATGAATAATGTGCCTGATAGAATTTATCTTAAAGATAGAGATTCTCGATTTATACGATCAAATATGGCTTTGGCAAAACAGTTCGGACTAAATTCACCAGAAGAATTATATGGAAAAACCGATTTTGATTTTCATGATCCTATTCATGCCAAAGAAGCATTTGAAGATGAACAGGCTATTATGAGAAATGTGAATCAAATTTTAAATAAACAGGAAAGCTATTTAAAAAATAGAAAACGGTTTTGGGTGTTAACAACTAAAATCCCAATTATAGATAATAACAAAGAAGTTATAGGGATCGTTGGTATTTCACGTGATTTTACAAAACAAAAAAAGTTAGAGGATACTCTTAAAAAAGAGAAAGAATTTTTGCAAATGCTAATTGATAATGTTCCTGATTATATATATTTTAAGGATAAAAATTTTAAATATATTAGGGTAAATAAAGCAATTGCCACTTTTTATAAAGCAGATGTGAACGAAATAATTGGAAAATCAGATTTAGATTACCTTCCAAAAAAAACAGCAAAAAAGTTACATCAACAGGATTTAGCCGTATTTGAGAATGAGGTAGAAATAATAAATAAAGTAGAAAAGCTAAAAAATTTAGAAGGTAAAACAATTTGGCTCTCCACAACTAAAGTTCCAATAAAGGATGAACGCTCCAAAATTATAGGATTAGTAGGAATCTCTCGAGATGTTACTCTAATAGAATTGGCCAAACAGCATTTTGAGATGGCCAAGGCAAATGCAGAAGAAGCCAACCGAGCCAAAAGCTTGTTTCTTGCGAATATGTCACACGAAATTAGAACACCTATGAATGGTATTTTTGGAATGGCTGATATACTGAGTAAATCTAAACTTGATTCTACCCAGAAAGAATACCTAGATATTATAATGAAATCTGGCCAGACCTTATTATTACTAATTAATAATATTTTAGATTTCTCTAAGATTGAATCTGGCAAAATGGAATTGGAAACAGTGCCTATCAGTATTAGAAGTATTATAGAAGAAGTTGCTGATATTCATATAGTTCAAGCTACCACTAAGTCGATAGATTTGTTAACATATATTGATCCCGAAGTTCCAGAATTTGTGGGAGGTGATTATGTTCGTTTAAAACAAGTTATTACCAACTTAGTAAATAATGCTATTAAGTTTACTCCGAAAGGAGAAGTTGTTATACAAGTTATTTATATGGGAGAAACCAATGGAACCCATGAAATACAATTTAAAGTTAAAGATTCCGGTATTGGAATTACCAAAGAAAATCAAAAAAAATTATTTAACTCATTTACTCAAGTTGATGCTTCAACAACAAGAAAATATGGTGGAACTGGTTTGGGGCTGGCTATTTCCTTAAAGTTAGTTACTCTAATGGGAGGTAAATTAGGCCTAGAAAGTGTTCCAAATTCTGGCTCTACATTTTTTTTCAAAGCAAAATTTAATATATCAGAAGAGGCTAAAAACACTAGTGCATTTTTAAGCAAAAAGCAACTTCATGGAAAACATGTTGCCATTATAGATGATAATGAAACTAATAGGTTAATATTCAAGAAATATCTTAAAACATGGCAAGTTAAAGTCTCAGAGTTTAAAGATGGGTTTGAAGCATTGTCGTTTTTTAAGGATCAGTATAATTCAGATAATCCAATCGATTTAGTGCTACTGGATTACCATATGCCTGGTATGGACGGAAGGGAATTGGCAAGGCGAATTAAAGCAGATCAAAGATTAAGTGATTTAAAATTAATTTTATTGTCTTCAATTACCGATGCACTATCAAAATCAGAAATGGATAAGATTGGTTTTGAAGCAGGTCTTAATAAACCAATTAAAATGAATCAACTATTAAATATAAGCTTAAAGGTTTTGGGAATGCCGCAAGAGCAAAAAGAATTTGAAAGTGAAGAAAACGAAAACCATTTGATAAGCTATAAAAATAAAAGGTTTCTTATTGTAGAGGATAATTTAATAAATATCAAAGTGACCCAAATAGTATTAAGTGGATTGTCAACACATGTTGAAGTAGCAAAAAATGGTCTGGAAGCAGTTAATCTCTTTCAGAAAAATAAGTTTGATGTTATATTGATGGATATAAGGATGCCGATAATGGACGGTATGGAAGCAACTTTGAGGATTAGGGAATTGGAAAAGAATATAAAATCAGAAGAGCCCGTTAAAATTATTGCAACAACCGCAAATACCTATCAAGAAGATGTTGAAAATTGCATGGATAATGGCATGGATGCTTTTCTTGAAAAACCATTTAAAAGAAAAGATCTACTAGATATTTTACAGCAATTACTATAA
- a CDS encoding DEAD/DEAH box helicase — translation MQFNSLGLSQALLKAISKKGYTTPSPIQQKAIPHILQGKDVLASAQTGTGKTAGFTLPLLHILSENPKEKYRPIRALILTPTRELAAQVYANVKEYSEFLELRSAVIFGGVNQNPQVATIRQGIDVLIATPGRLLDLINQNHISLKRVEILVLDEADRMLDMGFLRDIERIIKIMPEKRQNLMFSATFSQDIKKLAHGILNNPVQVEATPENTTVDAITQKVYRVAKGLKTDLIIKLISDGNWKQVLVFTRTKHGANKLCEKMAKAGIKAAAIHGNKSQGARTKALGGFKNGSVSVLVATDIAARGLDIPLLPHVINFELPNISEDYVHRIGRTGRAGASGEALSLVSADETTFLRDIEKLVGMKIPVEIVEGFEPDPNASTQPEKRQQRGGGNRSRNNERSGNSNTQKNDSSRRPKRNSDRSRNDRRN, via the coding sequence ATGCAATTTAACTCATTAGGCTTATCTCAAGCCTTGCTAAAAGCTATTAGCAAAAAGGGATACACAACTCCAAGTCCTATTCAACAAAAAGCCATACCACATATATTACAAGGGAAAGATGTATTGGCAAGTGCACAAACCGGTACCGGTAAAACAGCTGGATTTACATTACCATTGTTGCATATTTTATCGGAAAATCCAAAAGAAAAATACAGACCCATTCGTGCATTAATTTTAACGCCAACACGTGAATTAGCGGCACAGGTATATGCAAATGTAAAAGAATACAGTGAGTTTTTAGAGTTGCGTAGTGCTGTTATTTTTGGAGGTGTTAACCAAAATCCACAAGTAGCAACCATTCGTCAGGGGATTGATGTATTGATAGCCACTCCAGGGCGTTTGTTAGATTTAATCAATCAGAACCACATATCATTAAAACGTGTTGAGATTTTAGTTTTAGATGAAGCCGATCGTATGCTAGATATGGGTTTTTTACGTGATATTGAGCGTATTATTAAAATCATGCCAGAAAAACGCCAAAACTTAATGTTTTCGGCAACCTTTTCACAAGATATTAAAAAACTAGCACATGGTATTTTAAATAATCCAGTGCAGGTAGAAGCCACTCCTGAAAATACTACAGTAGATGCTATTACTCAAAAAGTGTATCGTGTTGCCAAAGGTTTAAAAACCGACTTGATTATTAAGTTAATCTCAGACGGTAACTGGAAACAAGTCTTGGTTTTTACACGTACTAAACATGGTGCAAATAAACTTTGTGAAAAAATGGCAAAGGCAGGTATTAAAGCTGCGGCAATACACGGAAATAAAAGTCAAGGTGCGCGTACTAAAGCTTTAGGTGGTTTTAAAAATGGCAGTGTGAGTGTTTTAGTGGCGACTGATATTGCGGCACGTGGATTGGATATTCCATTATTACCACATGTTATTAATTTTGAATTGCCTAATATTTCTGAAGATTATGTACATAGAATAGGAAGAACGGGTAGAGCAGGAGCCAGTGGTGAAGCACTATCATTAGTAAGTGCTGATGAAACGACTTTTTTACGAGATATTGAAAAGCTAGTTGGAATGAAAATTCCTGTTGAAATTGTGGAAGGTTTTGAGCCCGATCCGAATGCTTCAACCCAACCTGAAAAACGTCAACAACGCGGTGGTGGAAACCGTTCTAGAAACAATGAGCGTTCTGGTAATTCAAATACCCAAAAAAACGACAGTAGCCGACGTCCTAAACGCAATAGTGACAGAAGCAGAAACGATAGACGTAATTAA
- a CDS encoding DUF6500 family protein: MNPRLRAKIIQVCDEKIKAKGDQVGVSFYAFFENKNNNPELLMEAATWWIKEHQLDHFEKAVKIRDLVNGTATK; the protein is encoded by the coding sequence ATGAATCCAAGGTTAAGAGCTAAAATCATTCAAGTTTGTGATGAAAAAATAAAAGCTAAAGGCGACCAAGTGGGTGTGTCTTTTTATGCATTTTTTGAAAACAAAAATAATAACCCCGAATTGTTAATGGAAGCTGCCACTTGGTGGATTAAAGAACACCAGTTAGATCATTTTGAGAAAGCTGTAAAAATTAGAGATTTAGTAAATGGAACAGCAACCAAATAA
- a CDS encoding VF530 family protein: MEQQPNNPLHGIKLEQIINDLVTHYGWEYMGFTIKIKCFTDNPSIKSSLKFLRRTPWARTKVEAMYLNMLKQNENKKGSS; this comes from the coding sequence ATGGAACAGCAACCAAATAACCCATTGCATGGTATCAAACTAGAGCAAATTATTAACGATTTGGTCACGCATTATGGTTGGGAATACATGGGGTTTACTATTAAAATTAAATGTTTTACCGATAATCCTTCGATAAAATCGAGTTTAAAGTTTTTAAGGCGTACCCCGTGGGCTAGAACTAAAGTGGAAGCTATGTATTTAAACATGCTAAAACAGAATGAAAACAAAAAAGGTTCAAGTTAA